One segment of Herbaspirillum hiltneri N3 DNA contains the following:
- the murA gene encoding UDP-N-acetylglucosamine 1-carboxyvinyltransferase, translating to MDKLLIRGGNRLSGDVVISGAKNAALPILCAGLLTADNLHLSNIPNLQDVSTMLKLMRQMGLRIEQEAGSNKVTLNGGDITKLEAPYELVKTMRASILVLGPLLARFGEAKVSLPGGCAIGSRPVDQHIKGLQAMGAEITIDAGYIYAKAKRLKGTRIVTDMITVTGTENLLMAAVLADGETVLENAAREPEVSDLAQLLVAMGAKIEGIGTDRLVIQGVDKLHGASHTVIADRIETGTFLCAVAAVGGDVTLRNTRSNLLDAALDKLREAGAILTTGEDWIRVQMARRPKAVSFRTTEYPGFPTDMQAQFMALNCIAEGTSHVTETIFENRFMHVQEMNRLGAAIDIEGNTAIVKGVEKFIGAPVMATDLRASASLVIAGLAAQGETLIERIYHLDRGYDRMENKLSSIGAQIERVK from the coding sequence ATGGACAAGCTCTTAATCCGCGGCGGTAACCGCCTTTCCGGCGACGTCGTCATTTCCGGCGCCAAGAATGCAGCGCTGCCTATTTTGTGTGCAGGCCTGCTGACCGCCGACAATCTGCACCTGTCGAACATTCCGAACCTGCAGGATGTCAGCACGATGCTCAAGCTGATGCGCCAGATGGGTTTGCGTATCGAACAGGAAGCCGGCAGCAACAAGGTCACGCTTAATGGCGGCGACATCACCAAGCTGGAAGCGCCGTATGAACTGGTGAAGACCATGCGCGCTTCGATCCTGGTGCTCGGTCCGCTGCTGGCGCGCTTCGGCGAAGCCAAGGTATCGCTGCCGGGCGGCTGCGCCATCGGCTCGCGTCCGGTCGACCAGCACATCAAGGGCTTGCAGGCGATGGGTGCGGAAATCACCATCGACGCCGGCTACATCTACGCCAAGGCCAAGCGCCTCAAGGGTACGCGCATCGTGACTGACATGATCACCGTCACCGGCACTGAAAACCTGCTGATGGCGGCCGTGCTGGCTGACGGCGAGACCGTGCTGGAAAACGCCGCACGCGAACCTGAAGTCAGCGACCTGGCGCAGCTGCTGGTGGCGATGGGCGCGAAGATCGAAGGTATCGGCACCGACCGCCTGGTGATCCAGGGCGTCGACAAGCTGCACGGCGCGTCGCACACCGTCATTGCCGACCGCATCGAAACCGGCACCTTCCTGTGCGCCGTGGCGGCCGTGGGCGGCGACGTTACGCTGAGGAACACCCGCAGCAACCTGCTCGACGCCGCACTCGACAAACTGCGCGAAGCCGGCGCCATTCTGACCACCGGCGAGGACTGGATCCGCGTGCAGATGGCGCGTCGTCCCAAGGCGGTCAGCTTCCGCACCACCGAATATCCTGGTTTCCCAACCGACATGCAGGCCCAGTTCATGGCGTTGAACTGCATCGCCGAAGGCACCAGCCACGTCACCGAAACGATTTTTGAAAATCGCTTCATGCACGTGCAGGAAATGAACCGCCTCGGCGCCGCCATCGACATCGAAGGCAATACCGCGATCGTCAAGGGCGTGGAAAAATTCATCGGCGCGCCGGTGATGGCGACGGATCTGCGCGCATCGGCATCGCTGGTGATTGCCGGTCTGGCCGCACAGGGCGAGACGCTGATCGAACGCATCTATCATCTCGACCGCGGCTACGATCGCATGGAAAACAAACTGTCGTCGATCGGCGCCCAGATCGAACGCGTTAAATAA
- a CDS encoding ABC transporter permease, whose protein sequence is MTGFQTLFYKEVLRFWKVATQTVTAPVMTAMLYLLIFGHVLQDRVQVYPGVQYTGFLVPGLVMMSVLQNAFANSSSSLIQSKITGNLVFVLLTPLSHWEMFGGYVLAAVVRGLIVGAGVFVVTAWFGHLSFVAPWWIVIFALLGAAILGTMGLVAGIWAEKFDQLAAFQNFLIVPLTFLAGVFYSIHSLPPFWQTVSHFNPFFYMIDGFRYGFFGQSDINPVISLAIVSVFFIALSTLAVRMLKSGYKLRAGAH, encoded by the coding sequence ATGACCGGTTTTCAAACACTGTTTTACAAGGAAGTGCTGCGTTTCTGGAAGGTCGCCACGCAAACCGTGACGGCGCCGGTCATGACCGCCATGCTGTACCTGCTGATCTTTGGCCACGTGCTGCAAGACCGCGTGCAGGTCTATCCGGGCGTGCAATACACCGGTTTCCTGGTGCCCGGGCTGGTCATGATGAGCGTGCTGCAGAACGCCTTCGCCAACAGCTCGTCGTCGCTGATCCAGTCCAAGATCACCGGCAACCTGGTGTTCGTTCTCCTTACTCCACTTTCGCATTGGGAAATGTTCGGCGGCTACGTGCTGGCGGCGGTCGTGCGCGGCCTGATCGTCGGTGCGGGCGTGTTCGTGGTGACGGCGTGGTTCGGCCACCTGAGTTTCGTGGCGCCATGGTGGATCGTGATCTTCGCCCTGCTGGGCGCGGCCATCCTCGGCACCATGGGATTGGTCGCCGGCATCTGGGCGGAAAAGTTCGACCAGCTGGCGGCGTTCCAGAATTTCCTGATCGTGCCGCTGACCTTCCTGGCCGGCGTGTTCTATTCGATCCACTCGCTGCCGCCATTCTGGCAAACGGTCTCGCATTTCAACCCGTTCTTTTATATGATTGACGGTTTCCGCTACGGCTTTTTCGGGCAGTCCGACATCAACCCCGTGATCAGCCTGGCGATTGTCTCGGTGTTCTTCATCGCGCTCTCGACGCTGGCGGTACGGATGCTGAAGAGCGGTTACAAACTGCGCGCGGGCGCACATTGA
- a CDS encoding BolA family protein: MLPTPELVKNYIAAGLACSHLEVEGDGQHFTAVIVSDSFAGKRLIQRHQLVYAALGDRMREEIHALSMKTLTPEEFQK, from the coding sequence ATGCTACCCACACCTGAACTCGTTAAGAACTACATCGCTGCCGGCCTGGCCTGCTCGCACCTCGAAGTCGAGGGCGACGGCCAGCACTTTACCGCCGTCATCGTGTCCGACTCCTTCGCCGGCAAACGCCTGATCCAGCGCCACCAGCTGGTCTACGCGGCGCTCGGCGACCGCATGCGCGAGGAAATTCACGCCCTGTCGATGAAGACCCTCACTCCCGAAGAATTTCAGAAATAA
- the mlaE gene encoding lipid asymmetry maintenance ABC transporter permease subunit MlaE, with protein MIAGFLGGIGRSLREFVFGLGFAARMFWTVIRSSGGLWRRPRLITDQIHFIGNYSLVIIAVSGLFVGFVLGLQGYYTLNKYGSEQALGLLVALSLTRELGPVVTALLFAGRAGTSLTAEIGLMKAGEQLSAMEMMAVDPLQRVVAPRFWAGVVAMPVLAAIFSAVGVIGGYIVGVLMIGVDEGAFWSQMQGGVDVWNDIANGVLKSIVFGIAVTFVALYQGYEAKPTPEGVSRATTRTVVIASLMVLGLDFLLTALMFS; from the coding sequence ATGATCGCTGGTTTCCTGGGCGGCATCGGCCGCTCCCTGCGCGAATTCGTGTTCGGCCTCGGTTTCGCCGCACGCATGTTCTGGACCGTGATCCGCTCCTCGGGCGGCCTGTGGCGCCGTCCGCGCCTGATCACCGATCAGATCCACTTCATTGGCAATTATTCGCTGGTCATCATCGCCGTGTCGGGCCTGTTCGTCGGTTTCGTGCTCGGCCTGCAGGGCTACTACACGCTTAATAAGTACGGTTCCGAACAGGCGCTGGGCCTGCTGGTGGCCTTGTCGCTGACGCGCGAGCTGGGGCCGGTCGTGACCGCCTTGCTGTTCGCCGGCCGCGCCGGCACCTCGCTGACTGCGGAGATCGGTCTGATGAAAGCCGGCGAGCAACTATCGGCAATGGAAATGATGGCCGTCGATCCGCTGCAGCGCGTGGTCGCGCCGCGCTTCTGGGCCGGCGTTGTTGCCATGCCAGTGCTGGCGGCGATTTTTAGTGCCGTCGGCGTGATCGGTGGTTATATTGTGGGTGTACTGATGATCGGCGTCGACGAAGGCGCATTCTGGTCGCAGATGCAAGGCGGCGTCGACGTCTGGAACGACATCGCCAACGGCGTGCTCAAGAGCATCGTTTTCGGTATTGCGGTAACCTTCGTTGCCCTGTATCAAGGCTACGAAGCCAAGCCGACCCCCGAAGGCGTCTCGCGCGCCACCACGCGCACGGTGGTAATCGCTTCACTGATGGTGTTGGGATTGGACTTCCTGCTGACGGCGCTGATGTTCAGCTGA
- a CDS encoding STAS domain-containing protein has translation MFKPDATLTADNASTTLAAGLQAIAGGQSSIDLSGVATVDSSAVATLLAWQRAAQKKGLALQFGVLPANLQSLVDLYGAASLLGAPTSASDRHH, from the coding sequence ATGTTCAAACCCGACGCCACCCTTACCGCCGACAACGCCAGCACCACGCTGGCGGCCGGCCTGCAGGCAATTGCCGGCGGCCAGTCGTCGATTGACCTGAGCGGCGTGGCAACCGTGGATTCTTCCGCCGTCGCCACCTTGCTGGCGTGGCAACGCGCCGCGCAGAAAAAGGGCCTGGCGCTGCAGTTCGGCGTCCTGCCGGCCAATTTGCAAAGCCTGGTCGACCTGTACGGCGCCGCGTCGCTGCTGGGTGCACCGACTTCCGCATCCGACCGACACCACTGA
- the hisG gene encoding ATP phosphoribosyltransferase yields MTQQLTPQLTLALSKGRIFEETLPLLKAAGIEVTEDPETSRKLILPTNDPAVRVIIVRASDVPTYVQYGAADFGVAGKDVLLEHGGEGLYQPIDLNIAKCRLSVAVQDGFDYASAVRQGARLRVVTKYVKTAREHFAAKGVHVDLIKLYGSMELGPLVGLSDAIVDLVSTGGTLRANKLVEVEHIMEISSRLVVNQAALKLKRERLQPILEAFEKASQANA; encoded by the coding sequence ATGACCCAGCAACTCACGCCGCAACTCACCCTGGCCCTGTCCAAGGGACGCATCTTCGAAGAAACGCTGCCGCTGCTCAAGGCCGCCGGCATCGAAGTTACCGAAGATCCCGAGACCTCGCGCAAACTGATCCTGCCGACCAATGACCCGGCCGTGCGCGTGATCATCGTGCGCGCTTCCGACGTGCCGACCTACGTGCAATACGGCGCGGCAGATTTCGGCGTGGCCGGCAAGGACGTGTTGCTCGAGCATGGCGGCGAAGGCCTGTACCAGCCGATCGACCTGAACATCGCCAAGTGCCGCCTGTCGGTCGCCGTGCAGGACGGTTTCGACTACGCCAGCGCGGTGCGCCAGGGCGCGCGCCTGCGCGTGGTCACCAAGTACGTCAAGACCGCGCGTGAACACTTCGCTGCCAAGGGCGTGCACGTCGACCTGATCAAGCTGTACGGCTCGATGGAACTGGGTCCGCTGGTCGGCCTGTCCGACGCCATCGTCGACCTCGTCAGCACCGGCGGTACGCTGCGCGCCAACAAGCTGGTTGAAGTTGAGCACATCATGGAAATTTCGTCGCGTCTGGTCGTGAACCAGGCCGCGCTGAAACTGAAACGCGAACGTCTCCAGCCGATCCTGGAAGCATTCGAAAAAGCATCGCAGGCAAACGCATAG
- a CDS encoding MlaC/ttg2D family ABC transporter substrate-binding protein, with protein sequence MNMLTKFLAIALSVSALTFASAASAQEAPDALVKRISDDVINTAKSDKEIQAGNINRIVALVEEKILPYVDSERMTALAAGRYWRQATPEQQKQLITEFRSLLIYTYSGALSQIRDQKIEYKPLRADPADTEVEVRSQVIQSRGEPIQLSYRLEKLSSGWKMYDVNVMGAWLVEAYKGTFNSEITKGGIDGLIKSLSDKNKQLAARSGKK encoded by the coding sequence ATGAACATGCTTACCAAATTCCTGGCGATTGCCCTCTCTGTTTCGGCGCTGACGTTCGCGTCCGCCGCCTCGGCGCAGGAAGCGCCTGATGCGCTGGTCAAGCGCATCAGCGACGACGTGATCAACACCGCCAAGAGCGACAAGGAAATCCAGGCCGGCAACATCAATCGCATCGTTGCGCTGGTGGAAGAAAAAATCCTTCCTTACGTCGACTCCGAGCGCATGACCGCGCTGGCGGCCGGCCGTTACTGGCGCCAGGCGACACCGGAACAGCAAAAACAGCTGATCACCGAATTCCGCAGCCTGCTGATCTACACCTACTCCGGCGCGCTGTCGCAGATCCGCGATCAGAAGATCGAATACAAGCCGTTGCGCGCCGACCCGGCCGACACCGAAGTGGAAGTGCGTTCGCAAGTGATCCAGTCGCGCGGCGAACCGATCCAGCTGAGCTATCGTCTCGAGAAATTGTCGTCGGGCTGGAAAATGTATGACGTCAACGTGATGGGCGCGTGGCTGGTGGAAGCCTACAAGGGCACCTTCAACAGCGAAATCACCAAGGGCGGCATCGACGGCCTGATCAAGAGCCTGTCCGACAAGAACAAGCAGCTGGCTGCGCGTTCGGGCAAGAAGTAA
- a CDS encoding MlaA family lipoprotein gives MKITARIAALAMVAALSGCATSQNPNDPLEGFNRAMFSFNDTVDKVALKPAAQAYQFVLPNFVQTGIGNFFGNIGDLWSAVNQILQGRVETGVTSFMRVAVNTTFGLGGVLDVSTEARLPKQKSDFGQTLGKWGVGSGPYVVLPLLGPSTIRDTAALPADFYGDLWTYKKPVRWRNVGSVVRVIDKRAQLLDASNLLEDAALDKYDFVRDTYLQSRQSQIDGTKDEQRGKEEVVKP, from the coding sequence ATGAAAATAACAGCTCGTATCGCAGCGCTGGCCATGGTTGCCGCGCTCAGTGGTTGCGCCACATCGCAAAACCCGAACGACCCGCTTGAAGGCTTCAACCGCGCGATGTTCAGCTTCAACGACACCGTCGACAAGGTGGCGCTGAAACCGGCCGCGCAGGCTTATCAGTTCGTCCTGCCCAATTTCGTGCAGACCGGCATCGGCAACTTCTTCGGCAACATCGGCGACCTGTGGTCGGCGGTGAACCAGATCTTGCAAGGCCGTGTCGAAACCGGCGTCACCAGCTTCATGCGCGTGGCGGTCAACACCACCTTCGGTCTGGGCGGCGTGCTCGACGTCAGTACCGAAGCACGTCTGCCGAAGCAGAAGTCCGATTTCGGCCAGACGCTGGGCAAATGGGGCGTAGGATCCGGCCCGTACGTCGTGCTGCCGCTGCTGGGACCATCGACGATTCGTGATACTGCGGCGTTGCCGGCCGATTTCTACGGCGACCTGTGGACGTACAAGAAGCCGGTGCGCTGGCGCAACGTCGGTTCGGTGGTGCGCGTGATCGACAAGCGTGCGCAGTTGCTGGACGCTTCCAACCTGCTGGAAGACGCCGCGCTCGACAAGTATGACTTCGTGCGCGACACCTACCTGCAGAGCCGCCAGTCGCAGATCGACGGCACCAAGGATGAGCAGCGCGGCAAGGAAGAAGTCGTCAAGCCTTAA
- the mlaD gene encoding outer membrane lipid asymmetry maintenance protein MlaD: MQRKTLDVWVGLFVLLGAAALVFLALKAGNMSSFSFNQKTYSITTKFDNIGGLKPRAAVKSAGVVVGRVDAIRFDDKTFQASVTLNMDERYQFPKDSSAKILTSGLLGEQYIGIEPGGDVKNLAAGDTIKMTQSAIVLENLISQFLYSKAAEGKDSPK; this comes from the coding sequence ATGCAACGTAAAACATTAGACGTGTGGGTGGGCTTGTTTGTCTTGCTGGGAGCGGCCGCGCTGGTTTTCCTCGCGCTCAAGGCGGGCAACATGAGCTCGTTCTCGTTCAACCAGAAGACCTATTCGATCACCACCAAGTTCGACAACATCGGCGGCCTCAAGCCGCGCGCTGCGGTCAAGAGCGCCGGCGTGGTGGTCGGTCGCGTCGATGCGATCCGGTTCGACGACAAGACATTTCAGGCATCGGTGACGCTCAACATGGACGAGCGCTACCAGTTTCCAAAGGATAGTTCCGCCAAGATCCTGACTTCAGGTCTGCTTGGCGAGCAATACATCGGTATCGAACCGGGGGGTGATGTAAAAAATCTGGCGGCAGGCGACACGATCAAGATGACGCAGTCGGCGATCGTGCTGGAGAACCTGATCAGCCAGTTCTTATATAGCAAGGCAGCAGAGGGAAAGGATAGTCCAAAATGA
- a CDS encoding ABC transporter ATP-binding protein, with amino-acid sequence MPNIVEIRDLHFGYGDRPILSGLRMDFPRGKVIAVMGGSGSGKTTILRLIGGQLRPQSGTLTVDGENVPSLDTGDLYRLRRKMGMLFQNGALFTDMTVFDNVAFPLHEHTDLPEELIRDLVLLKLNAVGLRNAAPLKPAEISGGMARRVALARAIALDPALIMYDEPFAGLDPISMGVTANLIRKLNDALGSTSILVSHDVNESFGIADYVYFLSEGKIVAQGTPDEMRASQDPYVKQFVHAEADGPVPFHYPGRSLAEDVGLGGRQ; translated from the coding sequence TTGCCTAACATCGTAGAAATCCGCGACTTGCACTTTGGTTATGGGGACCGCCCGATCCTGTCGGGCCTCCGCATGGACTTCCCACGTGGAAAAGTGATTGCCGTCATGGGCGGATCCGGCTCCGGCAAGACCACCATCCTGCGCCTGATCGGCGGCCAGTTGCGCCCGCAATCGGGCACGCTGACGGTCGACGGCGAGAACGTGCCGTCGCTCGACACCGGCGACCTGTATCGCCTGCGCCGCAAGATGGGCATGCTGTTCCAGAACGGCGCGCTGTTTACCGACATGACGGTGTTCGACAACGTCGCGTTTCCGTTGCACGAACACACCGACCTGCCGGAAGAGTTGATCCGCGACCTGGTGCTGCTCAAGCTCAACGCGGTCGGCCTGCGCAACGCCGCACCGCTGAAGCCGGCCGAGATTTCCGGCGGCATGGCGCGCCGCGTAGCGCTGGCGCGCGCGATCGCGCTGGATCCCGCGCTGATCATGTATGACGAGCCGTTCGCCGGCCTTGATCCGATTTCCATGGGCGTGACCGCCAATCTGATCCGCAAGCTCAATGATGCGCTCGGTTCGACATCGATCCTGGTGTCGCATGACGTCAACGAATCGTTCGGCATCGCCGACTATGTCTACTTCCTGTCGGAAGGCAAGATCGTCGCACAAGGCACTCCCGACGAAATGCGCGCCTCGCAGGACCCTTACGTGAAGCAATTCGTGCACGCCGAGGCCGACGGCCCGGTGCCGTTCCATTATCCGGGCCGCTCGCTGGCAGAGGACGTTGGCTTGGGAGGGCGTCAATGA
- a CDS encoding class I SAM-dependent methyltransferase, giving the protein MSSKKHNKPAAAGVAAGAAGAGAAIPEIRPGQSIELLKELHILTRDGKLNQDSRRKLKQVYHLYQFIEPLLQEIRNAHPDVSVVDHGAGKSYLGFILYDLFFKALEGNSRIYGIETREELVQKSTELAKRLGFPGMSFLNLSVADSIVSPALPEQIDVVTALHACDTATDDAIHFALKKHAQFIVLVPCCQAEVASVLNRNKGASLGRTSLTELWRHPLHTREFGSQVTNVLRCLQLEAHGYQVSVTELVGWEHSMKNELIIARYKDLPRKRPTERLQDVLQSLGLEEMGERFFATL; this is encoded by the coding sequence ATGAGCAGCAAGAAGCACAACAAACCTGCGGCGGCCGGCGTTGCCGCAGGTGCCGCCGGCGCCGGCGCGGCGATTCCGGAAATCCGCCCGGGCCAGTCGATAGAGCTGCTCAAGGAATTGCACATCCTGACGCGCGACGGCAAGCTCAACCAGGACAGCCGCCGCAAGCTCAAGCAGGTCTATCACCTGTACCAGTTCATCGAACCACTGCTGCAGGAAATCCGCAACGCGCATCCCGACGTCAGCGTGGTCGATCACGGCGCCGGCAAGTCGTATCTCGGCTTCATCCTGTATGACCTGTTCTTCAAGGCGCTGGAAGGCAATTCGCGCATCTACGGCATTGAAACGCGCGAAGAACTGGTGCAGAAATCGACCGAGCTGGCAAAACGCCTCGGCTTCCCCGGCATGTCCTTCCTCAACTTGTCGGTGGCCGACTCGATCGTCTCGCCCGCCCTGCCGGAACAGATCGACGTCGTCACCGCGCTGCACGCCTGCGATACGGCAACCGACGACGCCATCCATTTCGCGCTGAAAAAGCATGCGCAATTCATCGTGCTGGTGCCGTGCTGCCAGGCCGAAGTCGCCTCCGTGCTCAACCGCAACAAGGGCGCCTCGCTGGGCCGCACGTCGCTGACCGAGCTGTGGCGCCATCCGCTGCACACGCGCGAATTCGGCAGCCAGGTCACCAACGTGCTGCGCTGCCTGCAACTGGAAGCGCACGGCTACCAGGTCAGCGTGACCGAACTGGTCGGCTGGGAACACTCGATGAAGAACGAACTGATCATCGCCCGCTACAAGGACCTGCCGCGCAAGCGGCCGACCGAACGCCTGCAGGACGTATTGCAGTCGCTCGGCCTGGAAGAAATGGGCGAGCGTTTTTTCGCCACGCTGTAA
- the hisD gene encoding histidinol dehydrogenase, producing the protein MGIAIRKLDSTDAGFRQKLSSVLAFEAGEDEAIDRAAAGILADVKARGDAAVLEYTNRFDRLSATAVSALEIGQDELKKALDGLPAARRAALQTAADRVRAYHERQKKECGSDGFLYTEADGTVLGQKVTPLDRVGIYVPGGKAAYPSSVLMNAIPAKVAGVQEVIMVVPTPDGVKNELVLAAAAIAGVDRVFTIGGAQAVGALAYGTDTIPQVDKIVGPGNAYVAAAKRRVFGTVGIDMIAGPSEILVICDGSTDPDWIAMDLFSQAEHDELAQSILLCPDADYIARVEASINKQLDAMPRKDVIRTSLTDRGALVKVRDMDEACEIANAIAAEHLEISAEQPQQWADKIRHAGAMFLGRFSSEALGDYCAGPNHVLPTSRTARFSSPLGVYDFQKRSSIIQVSEAGAQTLGKVAAELAYGEGLQAHARSAELRLK; encoded by the coding sequence ATGGGCATAGCAATCCGAAAACTCGATTCCACCGACGCCGGCTTCAGGCAGAAGCTGTCGTCCGTGCTGGCATTTGAAGCCGGCGAAGACGAGGCCATCGATCGCGCCGCCGCCGGCATCCTGGCCGACGTCAAGGCGCGCGGCGATGCTGCTGTGCTGGAATACACCAACCGTTTCGATCGCCTGTCCGCGACCGCCGTTTCCGCACTGGAAATCGGCCAGGACGAGTTGAAAAAAGCGCTGGACGGTTTGCCCGCCGCGCGCCGCGCCGCCTTGCAGACCGCCGCCGACCGCGTGCGCGCCTACCATGAGCGCCAGAAGAAGGAATGCGGCTCCGACGGTTTCCTCTATACCGAAGCCGACGGCACCGTGCTGGGCCAGAAGGTCACGCCGCTCGACCGTGTCGGCATTTACGTGCCGGGCGGCAAGGCTGCCTATCCGTCGTCGGTATTGATGAACGCCATCCCGGCCAAGGTCGCCGGCGTGCAGGAAGTCATCATGGTGGTGCCGACTCCGGACGGCGTGAAGAATGAACTGGTGCTGGCCGCTGCGGCCATCGCCGGCGTCGATCGCGTGTTCACCATCGGCGGCGCGCAAGCCGTCGGTGCGCTGGCCTACGGCACCGACACGATTCCGCAAGTCGACAAGATCGTCGGCCCCGGCAATGCCTATGTTGCCGCCGCCAAGCGCCGCGTGTTCGGTACGGTTGGCATCGACATGATCGCCGGTCCCTCCGAGATCCTCGTGATTTGCGACGGCAGCACCGATCCCGACTGGATCGCCATGGATTTATTCTCGCAAGCCGAGCATGACGAACTGGCGCAATCCATCCTGCTGTGTCCGGACGCCGATTACATCGCCAGGGTCGAAGCCAGCATCAACAAGCAACTCGACGCCATGCCGCGCAAGGACGTGATCCGCACCTCGCTGACCGATCGCGGCGCGCTGGTGAAAGTGCGCGACATGGACGAAGCCTGCGAGATCGCCAATGCGATCGCTGCCGAGCATCTGGAAATCTCCGCCGAGCAGCCGCAGCAATGGGCCGACAAGATCCGCCATGCCGGCGCCATGTTCCTCGGACGGTTTTCGTCCGAGGCGCTGGGCGACTATTGCGCCGGTCCGAACCACGTGCTGCCGACCTCGCGCACCGCGCGTTTCTCGTCGCCGCTGGGCGTCTATGATTTCCAGAAGCGCTCCAGCATCATCCAGGTCAGCGAAGCCGGCGCCCAGACCTTGGGCAAGGTCGCCGCCGAGCTGGCTTATGGCGAAGGCTTGCAGGCGCACGCCCGCTCCGCCGAGTTGCGCCTCAAATGA
- a CDS encoding ABC transporter ATP-binding protein, whose protein sequence is MAALQINNVEKRYQSLQALGGVSLSIEEGEFFGLLGPNGAGKTTLISIVAGLNRADSGSVTIHGHDVVTDYRAARTKLGVVPQELVFDPFFTVRETLRMQSGYFGLKNNDRWIDEVMDNLDLTNKADTNMRALSGGMKRRVLVAQALVHKPPVIVLDEPTAGVDVELRQTLWKFIGRLNREGHTIVLTTHYLEEAQALCNRIAMLKFGKVVALDSTDALIKRISGSQLVLRLKSGGLPDSLRPLVTHPEELLSGLKYTLRVNDYNDVEPILSALRQGGAVIDDMQLQQADLEDVFIQIMGDVK, encoded by the coding sequence ATGGCAGCTCTACAGATCAATAATGTCGAAAAACGCTATCAGTCGCTGCAAGCGCTGGGCGGTGTTTCGCTCTCGATAGAAGAGGGTGAATTTTTCGGCTTGCTGGGCCCCAACGGCGCCGGCAAAACCACACTGATATCGATCGTGGCCGGACTCAATCGCGCCGACTCCGGTTCGGTCACCATCCACGGCCATGACGTCGTCACCGATTACCGGGCGGCGCGCACCAAGCTCGGCGTGGTGCCGCAGGAACTGGTGTTCGATCCGTTCTTCACCGTGCGCGAAACGCTGCGCATGCAATCCGGTTATTTTGGCCTGAAGAACAACGATCGCTGGATCGACGAGGTGATGGACAACCTGGACCTGACCAACAAGGCCGACACCAACATGCGCGCGTTGTCCGGCGGCATGAAGCGGCGCGTGCTGGTCGCCCAGGCGCTGGTGCACAAGCCGCCGGTGATCGTGCTCGACGAGCCGACCGCGGGCGTCGACGTCGAGTTGCGCCAGACCTTGTGGAAATTCATCGGTCGCCTCAACCGCGAAGGTCACACCATCGTGCTGACCACGCATTATCTGGAAGAAGCCCAGGCGCTGTGCAACCGCATCGCCATGCTGAAATTCGGCAAGGTGGTGGCGCTCGATTCGACGGACGCGCTGATCAAGCGCATTTCGGGTTCGCAACTGGTGTTGCGCCTGAAGTCGGGCGGCTTGCCCGACAGCCTGCGTCCGCTGGTGACGCATCCCGAAGAATTGTTGTCGGGCCTGAAATACACGCTGCGCGTGAACGACTACAACGACGTCGAGCCGATCTTGTCGGCGCTGCGCCAGGGTGGCGCGGTGATTGACGACATGCAGTTGCAACAGGCCGATCTGGAAGATGTCTTCATCCAGATCATGGGAGACGTCAAATGA